A window from Bufo bufo chromosome 1, aBufBuf1.1, whole genome shotgun sequence encodes these proteins:
- the LOC120986760 gene encoding protocadherin gamma-B1-like — protein MEWKVVFLLISFTCHHVSAQLYYSIDEEIKQGTAIGNIAKDLGLNIRELSLRKFHIVSRGKMQYFNVNLENGDLYVVERIDREEICGIKQICLLGFEAVIENPLHLYTIKVEIQDVNDNEPSFSKNYFDIVISESALPRVRLNLINAQDPDLGTNSVQDYKIDESECFSLGIKVNNEGIKSPELILEKPLDRERQDVYELIVTALDGGKPPKTGTTVIKIIVLDVNDNFPKFSKDTYKISLSENAPLGFIVLQLNAMDEDEDLNAQITYSFQDVSDTVYSKFHLDPVNGTISIIGDIDFEVTDRYELTVEAKDNGGLADHCKIIIDITDKNDNAPEITITSFSATIPEDSPPSTIIALIHVHDLDSGQNEEVVCEISENIPFQLILSSANYYKLVSIGNVDRERISFYNLTIMAMDNGSPQLSTNKTIQLNISDVNDNPPAFEKKMYIVYVHENNPQGTSIHSIHASDRDINENAKITYFVISTNIDGIPVSSYVSINSVSGVIYAQRSFDYEQLREFQFQVMAKDSGSPPLSSNVTVRICIIDKNDNAPKILYPSPDTEGSALFEFIPHSAEKGYLVTKVIAVDADSGHNAWLSYHLLQVPDSSLFTIGQYTGEIRITRDLLDRESLRQKMVVFAKDHGVPSLSSTVTLNFIVAENFQQAVPEIIHQPSNSDSSSNITFYLVVSIAFISFIFIIIVMIIVISKCRKSNVPLTFGNLSGNVYPQFTLGYPSEISDTSLPFPFSYDVCVTLDSKQNEIAYLKPVQNVPTENLIDTDDSTVENDQLARLSDAGTQQVRGKYLSV, from the coding sequence ATGGAATGGAAGGTAGTATTTCTGCTTATTTCTTTCACATGTCATCATGTTTCTGCTCAGCTTTATTACTCAATAGATGAAGAAATAAAGCAAGGTACTGCAATAGGAAATATAGCAAAGGATCTAGGACTGAATATAAGAGAACTATCATTGAGGAAATTTCATATTGTTTCAAGGGGTAAAATGCAATATTTCAATGTGAATTTAGAAAATGGAGATTTGTATGTTGTAGAAAGAATAGACAGAGAAGAAATATGCGGAATTAAGCAAATTTGTTTATTGGGCTTTGAGGCTGTCATTGAAAATCCATTGCATTTATATACAATTAAAGTGGAAATACAGGATGTAAATGACAATGAACCAAGCTTTTCCAAAAACTATTTTGACATAGTGATCAGCGAATCTGCTTTACCTAGGGTCCGTCTAAACTTAATTAATGCACAAGATCCTGATCTAGGAACTAACTCTGTACAAGATTATAAAATTGATGAAAGTGAATGCTTCTCCTTGGGAATAAAAGTCAACAATGAAGGAATTAAATCTCCTGAACTTATTCTTGAAAAGCCACTGGACAGGGAACGACAAGATGTTTATGAACTCATTGTAACAGCTCTTGATGGGGGAAAACCTCCCAAAACTGGCACCACAGTCATAAAAATCATTGTTCTAGATGTCAATGATAATTTTCCCAAATTTAGTAAGGACACTTATAAAATAAGTTTAAGTGAAAATGCTCCTCTTGGTTTTATAGTTCTCCAGCTGAATGCAATGGATGAAGATGAAGATTTAAATGCCCAAATCACATATTCCTTTCAAGATGTTTCTGACACTGTGTATTCAAAATTTCATTTAGATCCAGTGAATGGAACTATTAGTATAATAGGAGACATTGATTTTGAGGTTACAGACAGATATGAGTTAACCGTAGAAGCTAAAGATAACGGAGGCCTTGCAGATCATTGCAAAATCATCATTGACATTACTGATAAAAATGACAATGCTCCTGAAATCACCATAACATCTTTCTCAGCAACAATTCCAGAGGATTCTCCACCATCTACAATCATTGCATTAATACATGTGCATGATTTAGACAGTGGGCAGAATGAAGAGGTGGTATGTGAAATTTCTGAAAACATACCATTTCAATTAATATTATCCTCTGCTAATTATTATAAACTGGTATCTATTGGAAATGTTGATCGAGAGAGAATATCTTTCTATAACTTAACCATTATGGCTATGGATAATGGATCACCTCAGCTATCCACCAATAAAACTATTCAGCTGAATATTTCTGATGTAAATGATAACCCACCTGCCTTTGAGAAGAAAATGTATATAGTCTATGTACATGAAAATAATCCACAAGGGACTTCAATACATAGTATTCATGCATCAGATCGCGATATAAATGAAAATGCCAAAATAACTTACTTTGTTATTAGTACCAACATAGATGGTATTCCAGTCTCATCATATGTTTCCATAAACTCAGTGTCTGGAGTAATTTATGCTCAGAGATCTTTTGACTATGAACAGTTGCGGGAATTTCAGTTCCAGGTGATGGCTAAAGACAGTGGATCTCCTCCTCTAAGCAGTAATGTCACAGTGAGGATATGTATCATTGATAAGAATGATAATGCTCCTAAGATTCTCTACCCATCACCAGACACGGAGGGATCAGCATTATTTGAGTTTATTCCTCACTCTGCTGAGAAAGGTTATCTGGTCACCAAAGTGATTGCAGTGGACGCTGACTCTGGACACAATGCCTGGCTTTCCTATCACTTACTACAAgttcctgattcatctttattcaCCATTGGCCAATATACAGGTGAAATCAGAATAACGAGAGATCTTCTAGATAGGGAATCTTTAAGGCAAAAAATGGTGGTTTTTGCAAAAGACCATGGAGTTCCATCCTTATCATCTACAGTTACTCTGAACTTCATAGTTGCAGAAAACTTTCAGCAAGCTGTACCAGAGATAATACATCAACCCAGTAATTCAGATTCTTCATCTAACATAACTTTCTACCTAGTCGTTTCCATtgcttttatttcttttatattCATCATTATAGTGATGATCATAGTAATTTCTAAATGCAGAAAATCAAATGTACCATTAACTTTTGGAAATCTTAGTGGAAATGTGTATCCTCAGTTCACCCTGGGATATCCTTCTGAGATCAGTGATACAAGTCTACCTTTCCCATTCTCATACGATGTGTGTGTGACTCTGGACTCAAAGCAAAATGAAATTGCTTATCTGAAACCAGTGCAGAATGTCCCCACAGAGAATCTCATAGACACTGATGATTCAACAGTAGAAAATGATCAACTAGCCAGGTTGTCAGATGCTGGCACACAACAGGTAAGAGGAAAGTATCTAAGTGTATaa